One part of the Mycolicibacterium aromaticivorans JS19b1 = JCM 16368 genome encodes these proteins:
- the malQ gene encoding 4-alpha-glucanotransferase, with protein MFGDDLRQLAAAHGVATSYRNERREPVEVDADVVIRVLGLLDVDASTEDSRRAELAKLSDLRRAGRLAPTIAVRLDGTPHRVPGAELLVGEDGSRIEVSDELSGDLVPGWYRLHTRDGQQVTLVAAPAQVPQTPDTWGWMLQLYALRSQRSWGIGDFGDLREFLEWTVAEHGAGAVLLNPLHAPGPTHPVQPSPYTPSSRRFSNPLALRIEDLEVYRRADPDTRAEVDTLRVSATTERIDHDLVWAAKRSALEMLWRAAGRPSPPDGSPGTEGLTDWATYCALAERHGGRWSRWPAELRVAKGSAVVAARRELASRIDFHAWVQQQCAEQLAAIRAAGRTTGMALGVLHDLPVGVDADGADAWALADVLAGGVSVGAPPDNFTPRGQDWGLPPWRPDRLAATGYAALRDMLRAILTHADGLRIDHVAGLWRLWWIPPGDTPDRGTYVHYDADVMLAVLALEAHRAGAVVVGEDLGTVEPEVTEALAANGMLGSAVSWFTRDEADPDQPLLASTAWPERAAASLSTHDLPTAAGFLHGEHVRARAELGLLDDVPAEEADAHKERAEWLTLLRSEGLLDEPEPDEKAIIVAMHRFLTKTPSRLKLISPYDVIGELRQPNLPGTIDEYPNWRLPLAETIEELRADPRVAEIAAAFRR; from the coding sequence GTGTTCGGAGATGACTTGCGGCAGTTGGCCGCGGCGCATGGCGTGGCCACGTCCTATCGCAACGAGCGACGGGAGCCGGTCGAGGTCGACGCCGACGTGGTGATCCGCGTCCTCGGACTGCTCGACGTCGACGCCAGTACCGAGGACAGCCGGCGCGCCGAATTGGCCAAGCTCAGTGACCTCCGACGTGCAGGACGCCTGGCCCCGACCATCGCTGTCCGACTGGATGGCACACCACACCGGGTGCCCGGAGCCGAACTGCTCGTCGGTGAGGACGGCAGCCGCATCGAGGTCAGCGACGAGCTGTCCGGCGATCTGGTGCCGGGCTGGTACCGGCTGCACACCCGCGACGGCCAGCAGGTGACGCTGGTCGCGGCGCCTGCGCAGGTGCCGCAGACGCCCGACACGTGGGGCTGGATGCTGCAGCTGTATGCGTTGCGCTCACAGCGGTCATGGGGCATCGGCGATTTCGGCGACCTGCGGGAGTTCCTGGAGTGGACGGTCGCCGAGCACGGCGCCGGTGCGGTGCTGCTCAACCCGCTGCACGCGCCCGGCCCGACGCATCCGGTGCAACCGTCGCCCTACACGCCGTCGAGCCGGCGATTCTCCAATCCACTGGCGCTGCGCATCGAGGACCTCGAGGTGTACCGCCGGGCCGATCCGGACACTCGCGCCGAGGTGGACACGCTGCGTGTCTCGGCGACCACCGAGCGGATCGATCACGATCTGGTGTGGGCTGCCAAACGCTCTGCGCTGGAAATGCTCTGGCGCGCGGCAGGCCGGCCCAGCCCACCCGACGGATCCCCTGGCACCGAAGGGTTGACCGATTGGGCGACGTACTGCGCGCTCGCCGAGCGCCATGGCGGGCGGTGGAGCCGCTGGCCCGCCGAACTGCGCGTTGCCAAGGGATCGGCTGTCGTGGCTGCCCGCCGGGAGTTGGCGTCGCGCATCGACTTTCACGCCTGGGTGCAGCAACAGTGCGCCGAGCAGTTGGCCGCGATACGTGCGGCCGGACGAACCACCGGAATGGCCCTCGGTGTGCTGCACGACCTGCCCGTCGGTGTGGACGCCGACGGCGCGGACGCATGGGCGCTGGCCGATGTGCTGGCCGGTGGCGTGAGCGTCGGCGCGCCGCCGGACAACTTCACCCCGCGCGGCCAGGACTGGGGTCTGCCGCCGTGGCGTCCCGACCGACTGGCCGCCACCGGGTACGCGGCACTGCGGGACATGTTGCGCGCCATCCTGACTCACGCGGACGGTCTGCGCATCGACCATGTCGCCGGGCTGTGGCGGCTGTGGTGGATTCCGCCCGGCGACACGCCGGACCGCGGTACCTACGTCCACTACGACGCCGACGTCATGCTCGCGGTTCTCGCCCTGGAGGCACATCGGGCCGGTGCGGTCGTCGTCGGGGAAGACCTGGGCACCGTCGAACCGGAGGTCACCGAGGCGTTGGCAGCCAACGGGATGCTCGGCTCGGCGGTCTCGTGGTTCACCCGCGACGAGGCTGACCCGGACCAGCCGCTGCTGGCATCGACGGCGTGGCCGGAACGGGCGGCGGCCAGTCTGTCCACCCATGACCTGCCCACCGCCGCAGGGTTTCTCCACGGCGAACACGTCCGCGCCCGCGCCGAGCTGGGGCTGCTCGACGACGTCCCGGCCGAAGAGGCTGATGCGCACAAGGAGCGTGCCGAATGGCTGACCCTGCTCCGCTCCGAAGGACTGCTTGATGAGCCGGAGCCAGACGAGAAGGCGATCATCGTTGCGATGCACCGCTTCCTGACGAAGACGCCGAGCCGGCTGAAACTGATCTCGCCCTACGACGTCATCGGTGAGCTCCGGCAGCCGAACCTGCCCGGCACGATCGACGAGTACCCGAACTGGCGACTGCCATTGGCCGAGACCATCGAGGAGCTCCGCGCGGATCCGCGTGTCGCCGAGATAGCCGCGGCCTTCCGGCGCTGA
- the pruA gene encoding L-glutamate gamma-semialdehyde dehydrogenase, which yields MDARTDVPAPANEPVHDYAPGSSERDRLTVALHELSANPVDLPHVIGGAHRLGEGDRIDVVQPHRHSSRLGTLTNGTAADATGAVEAAMTAKHDWAAAGFDERAAVFLRAADLLAGPWREKIAAATMLGQSKTAYQAEIDAPCELVDFWRFNVAFARQILAQQPISGPGVWNRTDYRPLDGFVYAVTPFNFTAIAANLPTAPALMGNTVVWKPSITQTFAAYLTMQLLEAAGLPPGVINLVTGDGFAVSDVVLADRRLSGIHFTGSTATFQHLWREVGTRIADYDSYPRLVGETGGKDFIVAHRSADPDALRTALIRGAFDYQGQKCSAASRAFIPRSVWQTMGDDFLGATEALTYGDVTDLSNYGGAVIDARAFAKISRALERAKCGPHITVAVGGECDDSEGYFVRPSVLLSDDPTDEAFSTEYFGPILAIHVYPDDEFDSVLDVVDGGSRYALTGAVIADDRAAVQTAAERLRFAAGNFYVNDKPTGAVVGQQPFGGSRASGTNDKAGSPLNLLRWTSARSIKETFVPPTDHTYPHMGVD from the coding sequence ATGGACGCCCGCACCGATGTTCCCGCGCCGGCCAACGAGCCGGTCCACGACTATGCGCCAGGATCTTCCGAACGAGACCGCCTCACCGTGGCCCTGCACGAGCTCTCCGCCAACCCCGTCGACCTGCCGCACGTGATCGGCGGCGCTCACCGCCTCGGCGAGGGCGATCGCATCGACGTGGTCCAACCCCACCGGCACAGCTCCCGGCTGGGCACGCTGACCAACGGCACGGCCGCCGACGCCACCGGCGCGGTCGAGGCTGCGATGACCGCCAAACACGACTGGGCTGCCGCCGGGTTCGACGAACGGGCCGCGGTGTTCCTGCGTGCCGCCGACCTGCTGGCAGGCCCGTGGCGGGAGAAGATCGCCGCTGCCACCATGCTGGGCCAGTCCAAGACCGCCTACCAGGCCGAGATCGACGCCCCCTGCGAGCTGGTCGACTTCTGGCGCTTCAATGTGGCCTTCGCCCGACAGATCCTGGCCCAGCAGCCGATCAGCGGTCCAGGGGTATGGAACCGCACCGACTACCGCCCCCTGGACGGCTTCGTGTACGCCGTCACCCCGTTCAACTTCACCGCTATTGCCGCCAACCTGCCGACGGCGCCTGCGCTGATGGGCAACACCGTGGTGTGGAAGCCGTCGATCACCCAGACCTTCGCGGCGTATCTGACAATGCAGTTGCTCGAAGCCGCCGGCCTGCCGCCGGGCGTGATCAATCTCGTCACCGGGGACGGGTTCGCGGTCTCCGACGTGGTGCTGGCCGACCGGCGGCTGTCCGGTATCCACTTCACCGGATCGACCGCCACCTTCCAGCACCTGTGGCGTGAGGTCGGCACCCGCATCGCCGACTACGACAGCTATCCGCGGCTGGTGGGCGAGACCGGCGGTAAGGACTTCATCGTCGCGCACCGCTCGGCCGATCCGGATGCGTTGCGCACCGCGCTGATTCGCGGGGCATTCGACTATCAGGGCCAGAAGTGTTCGGCCGCTTCGCGGGCATTCATCCCGCGCTCGGTGTGGCAGACCATGGGCGACGACTTCCTCGGCGCCACCGAGGCGCTGACCTACGGCGACGTCACCGACCTGTCGAACTACGGCGGGGCCGTGATCGACGCCCGCGCGTTCGCCAAGATATCGCGGGCTTTGGAACGAGCGAAGTGCGGGCCTCATATCACCGTCGCCGTCGGTGGTGAATGTGACGACAGCGAAGGCTATTTCGTGCGTCCGTCCGTTCTGTTGTCCGACGATCCGACCGACGAGGCCTTCTCTACCGAGTACTTTGGCCCGATCTTGGCGATCCATGTCTATCCCGACGACGAATTCGATTCGGTTCTCGACGTCGTCGACGGCGGCTCCCGCTATGCGCTCACCGGCGCGGTGATCGCCGACGACCGGGCCGCTGTGCAGACCGCCGCCGAGCGACTGCGATTCGCCGCGGGCAACTTCTATGTCAACGACAAGCCGACCGGTGCGGTCGTCGGCCAGCAGCCGTTCGGCGGATCGCGGGCCTCAGGCACCAACGACAAGGCGGGTTCACCGCTCAACCTGCTGCGCTGGACCTCGGCACGGTCAATCAAGGAGACCTTCGTTCCGCCCACCGATCACACCTATCCGCACATGGGAGTGGACTGA
- a CDS encoding acyltransferase family protein, translating into MTDTATTTTAARNHALDLYRVVALVFVVIGHWIAAALTFSDGGFWRENPLVDMPWTQWLTWIFQVVPVFFVVAGYASAVSWTQRSSDESRQAWLRRRLVRPLGPTVVYVVFALLVVAVLGRLGVPGSELDFGAWAVAMHLWFLGIYVVVVALTPVAVAAHRRWGKWVPFVMTLAVAAVDVAAIGTHLPYVGWLNHLLVWGVLYQLGIAWHDGTLCRRAAIAVAVLSAIVLALAVTVGPYPVSMIGVPGAAVNNTGPPNLALLALGGVQAGVALAMAPTVNRMVKSVRTQRVLTVANDNVMALYLWHMVPVVIVAVAGYPTGLLPQPTLGTAAWWWFRLEWVAILAVVTAVELLLLWWGRRLFSAPLPTVGLPIPYRLGEVLLFAGTVTIALTISVFASLGFAPGGRFPLAVTIAFAVGVLLVSVSPVSRRRNRV; encoded by the coding sequence GTGACCGACACGGCGACCACGACGACGGCGGCGCGTAACCATGCTTTGGACCTCTACCGGGTGGTCGCCCTGGTGTTCGTCGTCATCGGGCACTGGATCGCGGCGGCGCTGACCTTCTCCGACGGCGGGTTCTGGCGAGAGAACCCATTGGTCGACATGCCGTGGACGCAGTGGTTGACGTGGATCTTCCAGGTCGTCCCGGTGTTCTTCGTGGTGGCCGGCTACGCGAGCGCGGTGTCGTGGACCCAGCGCTCCTCCGACGAGTCCAGACAGGCGTGGCTGCGGCGGCGACTGGTCCGCCCGCTGGGGCCGACCGTGGTCTACGTCGTGTTCGCCCTACTGGTCGTGGCTGTTCTCGGCCGGCTCGGGGTGCCGGGCTCAGAGCTCGACTTCGGCGCCTGGGCGGTCGCCATGCATCTGTGGTTCCTGGGCATCTATGTGGTGGTGGTCGCGCTGACCCCGGTCGCGGTGGCCGCGCACCGGCGCTGGGGCAAGTGGGTGCCGTTCGTGATGACGCTCGCCGTCGCGGCGGTCGATGTGGCGGCCATCGGCACTCACCTGCCCTACGTCGGCTGGTTGAACCATCTGCTGGTCTGGGGGGTGCTCTACCAGCTCGGCATCGCTTGGCACGACGGCACACTGTGCCGTCGTGCGGCGATCGCGGTGGCTGTTCTGTCGGCGATCGTGCTGGCGCTGGCGGTCACCGTCGGGCCCTATCCGGTCAGCATGATCGGGGTCCCCGGTGCGGCCGTGAACAACACCGGACCGCCCAACCTGGCGCTTCTGGCGCTCGGCGGGGTCCAGGCCGGTGTGGCGCTGGCCATGGCGCCCACGGTGAACCGGATGGTGAAGTCCGTTCGTACGCAGCGTGTTCTGACCGTCGCCAACGACAACGTGATGGCCCTTTACCTGTGGCATATGGTCCCGGTGGTGATCGTGGCGGTGGCCGGCTATCCCACCGGGCTGCTGCCGCAACCGACCCTCGGCACGGCGGCCTGGTGGTGGTTCCGGCTGGAGTGGGTGGCGATCCTGGCCGTGGTGACGGCGGTCGAGCTGCTGTTGCTGTGGTGGGGCCGCCGGTTGTTCTCGGCGCCGCTGCCGACGGTTGGGCTGCCCATCCCGTACCGGCTCGGCGAGGTGCTGTTGTTCGCGGGCACCGTGACGATTGCGCTGACCATCTCCGTGTTCGCCTCACTCGGCTTCGCCCCCGGCGGCCGGTTCCCCCTTGCCGTCACCATCGCCTTCGCCGTGGGCGTCCTGCTGGTGTCGGTGTCGCCGGTCAGTAGGCGTCGAAACCGAGTTTGA
- a CDS encoding VOC family protein has product MTLRFSEVCIDAHDIHALSAWWSAVLGWAAEPTEDGDVALRAPAGAGPDWLFLAVPDDKVVKNRIHFDFTPDDQQAEVDRVLGLGARHVDIGQGEQSWVVLADPEGNEFCILSAN; this is encoded by the coding sequence ATGACGCTCCGGTTCAGCGAAGTCTGCATCGACGCCCACGACATCCACGCGCTGTCCGCGTGGTGGTCGGCGGTGCTGGGCTGGGCCGCCGAGCCGACCGAGGACGGCGATGTGGCTCTGCGCGCCCCCGCCGGCGCCGGGCCCGACTGGCTGTTCCTGGCGGTGCCTGACGACAAGGTGGTCAAGAACCGCATCCACTTCGACTTCACACCCGACGACCAGCAGGCCGAGGTCGACCGAGTGCTCGGCCTCGGCGCGCGCCACGTGGACATCGGCCAGGGCGAGCAGAGCTGGGTGGTGCTGGCCGACCCCGAGGGCAACGAGTTCTGCATTCTCTCGGCGAATTAG
- a CDS encoding NUDIX domain-containing protein → MSVREDTVERPDGSTGIHGVVDRPDYAVIIAVDGDRLAMVEQYRYPMGARRWEFPMGTVPGEPDIEPADLAARELREETGLTAGSLILLGRLDVAPGIMSQRGWVFLAADVTEGEPDREHEEQDMHFEWFERRRFEEMVRTGEITDAQSLAAYAQLLLKERFEA, encoded by the coding sequence ATGTCGGTGCGTGAGGACACCGTTGAACGGCCGGACGGCTCCACCGGCATTCACGGCGTCGTCGACCGGCCCGACTATGCGGTGATCATCGCAGTCGACGGCGACCGACTCGCGATGGTCGAGCAGTATCGCTATCCGATGGGAGCCCGTCGCTGGGAGTTCCCCATGGGCACCGTCCCCGGGGAGCCCGACATCGAACCGGCCGATCTGGCGGCCCGCGAACTACGCGAGGAGACAGGGCTGACGGCTGGCTCGCTGATATTGCTCGGCCGTCTCGACGTCGCACCCGGGATCATGAGCCAGCGGGGCTGGGTGTTCCTGGCCGCCGATGTCACCGAGGGCGAGCCCGACCGCGAGCACGAAGAGCAGGACATGCATTTCGAATGGTTCGAGCGCCGTCGGTTCGAGGAGATGGTCCGGACGGGCGAGATCACCGATGCCCAGTCGCTCGCGGCGTATGCGCAACTGCTGCTCAAGGAGCGTTTCGAGGCCTAA
- a CDS encoding sulfite exporter TauE/SafE family protein has protein sequence MLIAGVLGGLTGSIAGLASVATYPALLAIGLPPVTANVTNTVALVFNGIGSAWGSRPELVGQGRFITRMAPVTLTGGAAGAVLLLTTPADAFEKVVPILLALGSVAIVAPRGTPHPGRRRRLVVLAEGVAIFGIALYGGYFGAAAGVLLLALLLNAGADSLAHANAAKNILLGLANTVAAVLFAFLAPVHWLAVIPLGAGCLIGSRLGPVVVRHAPGTPLRILIGVAGLVLAVKLGFDAY, from the coding sequence TTGCTGATCGCCGGTGTGCTCGGTGGATTGACGGGCAGCATCGCCGGGCTGGCTTCGGTGGCCACCTACCCGGCCCTGCTGGCGATAGGGTTGCCGCCGGTGACGGCGAATGTGACCAACACGGTGGCCCTGGTGTTCAACGGCATCGGCTCGGCGTGGGGATCCCGGCCCGAACTGGTCGGACAAGGACGCTTCATCACCCGAATGGCGCCGGTGACCCTCACGGGCGGGGCGGCCGGCGCGGTACTGCTGCTGACCACCCCGGCCGACGCTTTCGAGAAGGTGGTTCCGATCCTGCTCGCGCTGGGCTCGGTGGCGATCGTCGCTCCGCGCGGCACACCCCATCCCGGGCGCCGGCGCCGACTCGTTGTGCTCGCCGAGGGCGTCGCGATCTTCGGAATCGCCCTGTACGGCGGCTATTTCGGTGCCGCGGCCGGCGTGCTGCTCCTGGCGTTGCTGCTCAACGCCGGGGCCGACAGCCTCGCCCACGCCAATGCCGCCAAGAACATCCTGCTCGGGCTGGCCAACACCGTTGCCGCGGTGCTGTTCGCGTTCCTCGCGCCGGTGCACTGGCTCGCGGTCATCCCGCTGGGCGCCGGCTGCCTGATCGGATCCCGGCTGGGACCCGTCGTGGTCCGGCACGCACCGGGCACCCCGCTGCGCATCCTCATCGGCGTCGCGGGCCTGGTGCTCGCGGTCAAACTCGGTTTCGACGCCTACTGA
- a CDS encoding proline dehydrogenase family protein translates to MSTFTRVARPAILAAGRSNRLRHSAERLPIARDVVGRFVPGETTDDALAAAGALRDSRRLVSIDYLGEDVTDTDAAEATVKAYLDLLDALGARSENAAIVRPLEVSLKLSALGQALPKDGDKIAFENAHTICQRAQQVGVWVTVDAEDHTTTDSTLSIVRELRIEFDWLGTVLQAYLKRSETDCAEFAAVGARIRLCKGAYDEPASVAYRDAAGVTGSYLRCLRTLMAGNGYPMVASHDPAVIVAATEMANEFGRGTDRFEYQMLYGIRDGEQRRLAAEGNQVRVYLPFGTQWYGYFVRRLAERPANLMFFLRALTHR, encoded by the coding sequence ATGAGTACGTTCACCCGGGTCGCCCGGCCGGCCATCCTGGCCGCCGGCCGCTCGAATCGGTTGCGGCACAGCGCCGAGCGCCTGCCGATCGCGCGTGACGTGGTCGGCCGGTTCGTACCAGGGGAGACGACGGACGACGCACTGGCCGCGGCCGGCGCGCTGCGTGACTCGAGACGGCTGGTCAGTATCGACTACCTCGGTGAGGACGTCACCGACACCGACGCGGCCGAGGCCACCGTCAAGGCCTACCTCGACCTACTCGACGCGCTCGGCGCCCGATCCGAAAATGCGGCCATCGTCCGCCCGCTGGAGGTCTCGCTCAAACTGTCCGCGCTCGGCCAGGCACTTCCCAAGGACGGCGACAAGATCGCATTCGAGAACGCGCATACGATCTGCCAACGGGCGCAGCAGGTCGGCGTCTGGGTCACCGTCGACGCCGAGGATCACACCACCACCGACTCGACGTTGTCGATCGTGCGCGAGCTGCGCATCGAATTCGATTGGCTGGGAACTGTTTTGCAGGCTTACCTCAAGCGAAGCGAGACCGACTGCGCAGAATTCGCGGCAGTCGGCGCGCGGATCCGGCTGTGCAAGGGCGCCTACGACGAACCGGCGTCGGTGGCCTATCGGGACGCCGCCGGGGTCACCGGGTCCTACCTGCGCTGTTTGCGTACGCTGATGGCCGGTAACGGATATCCGATGGTCGCATCGCATGATCCCGCGGTCATCGTGGCCGCCACGGAGATGGCGAACGAATTCGGCCGGGGTACAGACCGTTTCGAGTACCAGATGCTCTATGGCATCCGGGACGGCGAGCAGCGTCGGCTCGCAGCGGAGGGCAACCAGGTTCGGGTGTACCTGCCGTTCGGCACGCAGTGGTACGGGTACTTCGTGCGCCGACTTGCCGAGCGCCCGGCCAACCTGATGTTCTTTCTACGAGCCCTGACCCACCGCTGA
- a CDS encoding acyl-CoA synthetase, whose protein sequence is MLLASLNPATVAAGADIGDAVRIDGAVLSRSDLVGAATSVAERIGGARQVAVLATPTAATVLAVTGCLIAGVPFVPVPADVGVAERAHILTDSGAQAWLGESPADLGGLPHVPVRLHARSWHRYAEPAPSSTAMVMYTSGTTGLPKGVPISRRAIAAQIDALVQAWQWTPDDTLVHGLPLFHVHGLILGLLGSLRVGNRFVHTGKPTPAGYAAAGGSLYFGVPTVWSRVVADAGAATALASARLLVSGSAPLPVPVFTQLTELTGRPPVERYGSTESLITLSTRADGERRPGWVGLPLNGVQTRLVHEDGSIAPHDGETIGSLHLKAPTVFEGYLNRPDATAEAFDADGWYRTGDAAVIGGDDMHRIVGRESVDLIKSGGFRVGAGEVETVLLGHPGVEEVAVVGLPDTDLGQRIVAFVVGDANPEDLITFVAEQLSVHKRPREVRLVESLPRNAMGKVVKKELMK, encoded by the coding sequence GTGCTGCTGGCCTCCCTGAATCCCGCCACCGTCGCCGCCGGAGCCGACATCGGCGACGCCGTGCGGATCGACGGCGCCGTGTTGTCCCGCAGTGACCTCGTCGGGGCAGCCACGTCGGTCGCCGAGCGCATCGGCGGTGCCCGTCAGGTCGCCGTGCTGGCCACCCCCACCGCCGCCACCGTGCTTGCTGTCACCGGCTGCCTGATCGCCGGCGTCCCTTTCGTGCCGGTGCCCGCCGACGTCGGGGTCGCCGAACGCGCGCACATTCTCACCGACTCCGGCGCCCAGGCCTGGCTGGGGGAGTCACCCGCCGATCTCGGTGGCCTGCCGCATGTTCCGGTTCGGCTGCACGCACGGTCATGGCACCGCTACGCCGAGCCTGCGCCGTCAAGCACTGCGATGGTCATGTATACCTCCGGCACGACCGGGCTGCCCAAAGGCGTGCCGATCAGCAGGCGTGCCATCGCGGCCCAGATCGACGCGCTGGTCCAGGCCTGGCAGTGGACCCCCGACGACACTCTCGTGCACGGGTTGCCGCTGTTCCACGTACACGGCCTGATCCTGGGGCTGCTCGGATCGCTACGAGTGGGAAATCGCTTCGTGCACACCGGAAAACCGACCCCGGCCGGTTATGCGGCCGCCGGTGGCAGCCTGTACTTCGGCGTGCCGACGGTGTGGTCGCGGGTGGTGGCCGACGCCGGCGCCGCCACCGCGCTGGCCTCGGCACGGTTGCTGGTGTCCGGAAGCGCTCCGCTCCCGGTGCCGGTGTTCACCCAGTTGACCGAACTGACCGGCCGGCCACCTGTCGAGCGGTACGGCAGCACCGAATCGCTGATCACGCTGAGCACCCGTGCCGACGGTGAACGACGGCCCGGCTGGGTTGGCTTGCCGCTCAACGGAGTCCAGACCCGGTTGGTGCACGAGGACGGTTCGATCGCGCCGCACGACGGCGAGACCATCGGCAGCCTCCACCTCAAGGCTCCGACGGTGTTCGAGGGCTACCTCAACCGGCCCGATGCCACCGCAGAGGCGTTCGACGCCGACGGGTGGTATCGCACCGGCGATGCCGCCGTGATCGGCGGCGATGATATGCACCGCATCGTCGGGCGGGAATCGGTGGACCTGATCAAGTCCGGTGGCTTCCGGGTCGGCGCGGGTGAGGTCGAGACGGTGCTGCTCGGCCACCCGGGCGTCGAGGAGGTCGCGGTGGTGGGCCTGCCCGACACCGATCTCGGCCAGCGGATCGTTGCGTTCGTGGTCGGCGATGCCAACCCTGAGGACCTGATCACCTTTGTCGCCGAGCAACTTTCGGTGCACAAGCGGCCACGGGAAGTGCGGTTGGTCGAATCGCTGCCGCGCAACGCGATGGGCAAGGTCGTCAAGAAGGAGCTGATGAAATGA
- a CDS encoding PucR family transcriptional regulator — translation MRAAGVSLGQLVLALDATLVRLVEAPRGLDRPVRSAALIDADDVRLGLAVSTGSADVFFLLGISDTDAVRWLDRQVAAHGSPAAIFAKEPSDAVLARAVAAGTAVVAVEPKARWERLYRLVNHVFEHRRTDSLTDSGTDLFALAQSIADRTHGMVSIEDAQSHVLAYSASNDEADELRRLSILGRAGPPEHLRWIAQWGIFDRLRAGPEVVAIEERPELGLRPRLAIGIHHQDGPPVFDGTIWVQQGTRPLADDADEVLRGAAVLAARIMARLAARPSAHLLAVQQLLGLADPDGVDLAGVARELCVPLDGRAAVIGFVTTGADPRLPDVLALSASAFRPDAQVATGGSRVYVVLPDSGRTAAVVSWVRGTIGTLHAELGLDLHAVIAAPIAGLAAVAGARREIDRVFDSAQRHPVFGKVTTLAEARTTVLLDEIVTLVAADERLIDPRVRALREADPTSAETLRVYLDCFGDVGAAAAALHVHPNTVRYRARRLEQALSTSLSDPDVRLLLSLSLRATA, via the coding sequence ATGCGGGCGGCCGGTGTCAGCCTGGGTCAGCTGGTGTTGGCCCTGGATGCGACGTTGGTGCGGCTCGTCGAGGCACCCCGGGGCCTGGACCGGCCGGTCCGCTCGGCGGCACTGATCGACGCGGACGACGTGCGGCTGGGCCTCGCGGTCAGCACCGGCTCTGCAGACGTGTTCTTCCTTCTCGGCATCTCCGACACTGACGCGGTGCGATGGCTGGACCGGCAGGTCGCCGCGCACGGCTCCCCCGCGGCGATCTTCGCCAAGGAGCCGTCCGACGCGGTCCTCGCCCGGGCCGTCGCCGCCGGTACCGCTGTCGTCGCCGTCGAACCGAAAGCTCGCTGGGAACGGCTGTACCGCCTGGTCAACCACGTCTTCGAGCACCGTCGCACCGACTCGCTCACCGATTCAGGTACGGATCTTTTCGCGCTGGCGCAGTCGATCGCCGACCGCACACACGGCATGGTCAGCATCGAGGACGCGCAGTCGCACGTGCTGGCCTATTCGGCGTCCAACGACGAGGCCGACGAGCTGCGTCGACTGTCCATTCTGGGCCGGGCCGGACCGCCGGAACATCTGCGATGGATCGCCCAGTGGGGCATCTTCGATCGGTTGCGCGCAGGCCCCGAGGTGGTGGCGATCGAGGAGCGGCCCGAGCTGGGCTTGCGGCCGCGGCTGGCGATCGGCATCCATCACCAGGACGGGCCGCCGGTATTCGACGGCACCATCTGGGTACAGCAGGGCACCCGACCGCTGGCCGACGACGCCGACGAGGTGTTGCGCGGCGCAGCGGTGCTGGCCGCGCGGATCATGGCGCGACTGGCCGCACGGCCGTCGGCGCACCTGCTGGCCGTACAGCAACTGCTCGGGCTGGCCGACCCCGACGGGGTCGACCTGGCCGGGGTAGCCCGCGAACTGTGCGTCCCCCTCGACGGCCGCGCTGCGGTGATCGGCTTCGTCACCACCGGCGCCGACCCTCGGCTGCCCGACGTTCTGGCGTTGAGCGCCAGCGCTTTCCGCCCCGACGCGCAGGTGGCCACCGGCGGTTCGCGGGTCTACGTCGTGCTGCCGGACTCCGGGCGCACCGCCGCGGTGGTGTCCTGGGTCCGCGGCACCATCGGCACGCTGCACGCCGAGCTCGGACTGGACCTGCACGCGGTGATCGCCGCCCCGATCGCCGGGCTGGCCGCTGTCGCCGGTGCCCGCCGCGAGATCGACCGCGTCTTCGACAGCGCCCAGCGTCATCCGGTGTTCGGCAAGGTGACCACGCTGGCCGAGGCACGCACCACGGTGCTGCTCGACGAGATCGTCACGCTCGTGGCCGCCGACGAGCGGCTGATCGATCCGCGGGTGCGCGCCCTGCGAGAGGCCGACCCGACGTCGGCCGAGACCCTGCGGGTCTACCTGGACTGTTTCGGCGATGTGGGGGCGGCTGCAGCGGCGCTTCATGTTCATCCGAACACGGTGCGCTACCGGGCGCGCCGCCTCGAGCAGGCACTTTCCACTTCGCTGAGCGATCCCGACGTCCGGCTATTACTTTCGTTGAGCCTGCGGGCGACCGCGTGA